In a genomic window of Nocardiopsis mwathae:
- a CDS encoding malic enzyme-like NAD(P)-binding protein, whose translation MATLPSVSYSITVRLELDGGGSAVGSLTNAVEHVGGMITALDVASAGHERIRIDVTCAARDTDHAQAIVDALGALDGVVVHKVSDRTFLMHLGGKIEMKSKVPLRNRDELSMAYTPGVARVSQAIAANKDDARRLTIKRNSVAVVTDGSAVLGLGNIGPEASMPVMEGKAALFKRFADIDAWPIALDTQDVDEIVRTVQVLAPGFGGINLEDISAPRCFEVEARLRELLDIPVFHDDQHGTAIVVLAALRNALRVVDKNLGEVRIAMSGAGAAGTAILKLLMHAGARDVIVCDVHGAVHKGRDHLDPNLSWIAEHTNPEGYSGDLKGAVKGADVFIGVSAPNILTGADIAEMNEDSIIFALANPDPEVDPEVAHLHAGVVATGRSDYPNQINNVLVFPGFFRGLLDAQSHHVDSDMMVAAANAIADVVTDDELGPHYIIPSVFHTDLSQHVASAVREVATRGRDA comes from the coding sequence TCCCAGCGTTTCCTACTCCATAACGGTTCGTCTCGAACTCGACGGGGGTGGCAGCGCGGTAGGCAGCCTGACCAACGCCGTCGAGCACGTCGGCGGCATGATCACCGCTCTCGACGTCGCGTCGGCCGGCCACGAGCGGATCCGCATCGACGTCACCTGCGCCGCCCGCGACACCGACCACGCCCAGGCCATCGTCGACGCCCTGGGCGCGCTGGACGGCGTCGTCGTGCACAAGGTCAGCGACCGCACCTTCCTCATGCACCTGGGCGGCAAGATCGAGATGAAGTCCAAGGTGCCGCTGCGCAACCGCGACGAGCTCTCCATGGCCTACACCCCGGGTGTCGCCCGCGTCTCCCAGGCGATCGCGGCCAACAAGGACGACGCCCGCCGCCTGACGATCAAGCGCAACAGCGTCGCCGTGGTCACCGACGGCTCGGCCGTGCTGGGGCTGGGCAACATCGGCCCCGAGGCCTCCATGCCCGTCATGGAGGGCAAGGCCGCCCTCTTCAAACGCTTCGCCGACATCGACGCCTGGCCCATCGCCCTGGACACCCAGGACGTCGACGAGATCGTCCGCACCGTGCAGGTCCTCGCCCCCGGCTTCGGCGGCATCAACCTGGAGGACATCTCCGCGCCGCGCTGCTTCGAGGTCGAGGCCCGGCTGCGCGAACTCCTGGACATCCCCGTCTTCCACGACGACCAGCACGGCACCGCCATCGTCGTGCTCGCCGCCCTGCGCAACGCCCTGCGGGTGGTCGACAAGAACCTGGGCGAGGTCCGCATCGCCATGTCGGGCGCCGGCGCCGCCGGCACCGCCATCCTCAAGCTGCTCATGCACGCCGGGGCCAGAGACGTCATCGTCTGCGACGTCCACGGCGCCGTGCACAAGGGCCGCGACCACCTCGACCCCAACCTTTCCTGGATCGCCGAGCACACCAACCCCGAGGGCTACTCCGGCGACCTCAAGGGCGCGGTCAAGGGCGCCGACGTGTTCATCGGCGTCTCCGCACCCAACATCCTCACCGGCGCCGACATCGCCGAGATGAACGAGGACTCGATCATCTTCGCCCTGGCCAACCCCGACCCCGAGGTCGATCCGGAGGTCGCCCACCTGCACGCCGGCGTCGTCGCCACCGGCCGTAGCGACTACCCCAACCAGATCAACAACGTCCTGGTCTTCCCCGGCTTCTTCCGAGGCCTGCTCGACGCGCAGAGCCACCACGTCGACTCCGACATGATGGTCGCCGCCGCCAACGCCATCGCCGACGTCGTCACCGACGACGAACTGGGCCCGCACTACATCATCCCGAGCGTCTTCCACACCGACCTGTCGCAGCACGTCGCCAGCGCGGTTCGAGAGGTCGCCACCCGCGGCCGCGACGCCTGA
- a CDS encoding YqgE/AlgH family protein: MDEPTLTGRLLVATPMLSEPEFRRSVVFVIDDDATEGTLGVIVNRPSELPVDDVLGDWSGYATAPAVMFAGGPVGAGSGLALGMPGTDDAPLGWRPLSASADDATVPRLGLIDLDTPPEILGGALGRFRVFAGYTGWSEGQLGAEIEEGAWYVLPALADDVFSAAPGSLWSRVLRRQGGDLALVSTFPDDPTLN; this comes from the coding sequence ATGGACGAGCCGACGCTGACCGGCCGCCTGCTGGTGGCGACCCCGATGCTGTCCGAGCCCGAGTTCCGGCGCTCGGTCGTCTTCGTGATCGACGACGACGCCACCGAGGGCACCCTCGGCGTGATCGTGAACCGGCCCTCCGAACTGCCGGTCGACGACGTCCTGGGCGACTGGAGCGGGTACGCCACCGCGCCCGCGGTCATGTTCGCCGGAGGCCCCGTCGGCGCCGGTTCCGGGCTCGCCCTGGGCATGCCCGGAACCGACGACGCCCCGCTGGGCTGGCGCCCGCTGTCGGCCTCCGCCGACGACGCCACCGTGCCCCGGCTCGGCCTCATCGACCTCGACACACCGCCCGAGATCCTCGGCGGTGCGCTCGGCCGGTTCCGCGTGTTCGCCGGATACACCGGGTGGAGCGAAGGGCAGCTCGGCGCGGAGATCGAGGAGGGCGCCTGGTACGTCCTGCCCGCACTCGCCGACGACGTGTTCTCCGCGGCGCCCGGCTCACTGTGGTCCCGGGTGCTGCGTCGGCAGGGCGGTGATCTCGCCTTGGTATCGACTTTCCCGGACGACCCGACGTTGAACTGA
- a CDS encoding DUF3039 domain-containing protein has translation MDMHVVNKVLPESETRPDISHDDGDRERFAHYVQKDKITESAVTGTPVIALCGKVWVPNRDPKKFPVCPECKKIYEEMMK, from the coding sequence ATGGACATGCATGTCGTCAACAAGGTGCTTCCGGAGAGCGAGACCCGCCCCGACATTTCGCACGACGACGGCGACCGCGAACGGTTCGCCCACTACGTGCAGAAGGACAAGATCACGGAGAGCGCCGTCACCGGCACCCCGGTGATCGCCCTGTGCGGCAAGGTGTGGGTGCCCAACCGCGACCCCAAGAAGTTCCCGGTCTGCCCCGAGTGCAAGAAGATCTACGAAGAGATGATGAAGTAG
- a CDS encoding ATP-binding cassette domain-containing protein yields the protein MATSAVAIRPTRAAPVLGGPPDPPSPIAALDIRHQELVLGIARAHAESGGAAVVVPHDLGSAAAYAHRMAVLSRGAIAVCGAPREVFSASLLSDVYRHEVEVLSHPRTGDLLVLPVGNGGRVDIRERPVG from the coding sequence GTGGCGACGAGCGCGGTGGCGATCAGGCCGACCAGGGCCGCGCCGGTGCTGGGCGGACCTCCCGACCCGCCCTCGCCGATCGCCGCGCTCGACATCCGCCACCAGGAACTCGTCCTCGGTATCGCCCGTGCGCACGCCGAGAGCGGCGGCGCGGCCGTCGTCGTTCCGCACGACTTGGGGTCGGCTGCTGCCTATGCGCACCGGATGGCGGTACTCTCCAGGGGGGCCATCGCCGTCTGCGGGGCGCCGCGCGAGGTATTCTCGGCGTCTCTGCTGAGCGATGTGTACCGGCACGAGGTCGAAGTCCTGTCGCATCCACGCACCGGGGACCTCTTGGTCCTGCCCGTCGGGAACGGCGGACGCGTGGACATTCGTGAACGTCCAGTCGGGTAG
- a CDS encoding class E sortase has protein sequence MVSRTEPRSYGDRGPARGGRRKSRGRRRAPARRRTTPGDIARGTIRVIGELLFTAGVVMLFFAAYEVYGKQFETDAQQRDLAQGLEEQWGEPRGPDSEPLPGSANARMYIPDLDLQWVVVNGVSQEDIKYSPGHYTGNAEAGEKGNYAVAGHRTPGIFWDLDLLKDGDTIVLEDRENFYTYEVVEDKVVTPDEVWVVDADPFDESNNDDPQRALLTLTTCAPKLSNSHRLIVWAELSDTRPKDQGMPESIADMAPENADA, from the coding sequence TTGGTGTCCAGAACTGAACCACGGTCATATGGGGACCGCGGTCCCGCTCGGGGCGGCCGCAGAAAGTCGAGGGGGCGCCGCAGAGCCCCCGCGCGCCGGCGCACCACACCCGGCGACATCGCGCGCGGCACCATCCGCGTCATCGGCGAGCTGCTGTTCACCGCCGGCGTCGTCATGCTGTTCTTCGCGGCCTACGAGGTCTACGGAAAGCAGTTCGAGACCGACGCCCAGCAGCGTGACCTCGCCCAGGGGCTGGAGGAGCAGTGGGGCGAGCCCAGGGGCCCCGACTCCGAACCGCTGCCCGGCTCCGCCAACGCGCGGATGTACATTCCCGACCTCGACCTGCAGTGGGTGGTCGTCAACGGGGTGTCCCAGGAGGACATCAAGTACAGTCCCGGCCACTACACCGGTAACGCCGAGGCGGGGGAGAAGGGCAACTACGCCGTCGCCGGGCACCGCACCCCGGGCATCTTCTGGGACCTCGACCTGCTGAAGGACGGCGACACCATCGTCCTGGAGGACCGGGAGAACTTCTACACCTATGAGGTCGTCGAGGACAAGGTGGTCACGCCGGACGAGGTCTGGGTGGTCGACGCCGACCCCTTCGACGAGTCCAACAACGACGATCCGCAGCGCGCGCTGCTGACGCTGACCACCTGCGCCCCGAAACTGTCCAACTCCCACCGGCTGATCGTCTGGGCCGAGCTCTCCGACACCCGACCCAAGGACCAGGGCATGCCCGAGAGCATCGCCGACATGGCACCGGAGAACGCCGACGCCTAG
- a CDS encoding DEAD/DEAH box helicase yields MTLLETSTSDRLSGLRQWQREAYEEYFRRNPRDFLAVATPGAGKTTFALTLASELLAQHVVRSVTIVCPTEHLKKQWAEAAARFGIAIDPDFKNGQGALGRQYVGAAVTYAQVAAHPMLHRNRTEARRTLVIFDEVHHAGDALSWGDAVREAFDPAARRLCLTGTPFRSDVNPIPFVDYVQDHNGVRRCSWDYSYGYAPALADGVVRPVLFMAYSGEMRWRTSAGDELAARLGEPLTQDALAQAWRAALDPKGDWIKKVLAAADRRLTELRNTTPDAGGLVIATDHEAARAYARILRQITGVGATVVLSDDPTASKKIKRFAESDDRWMIAVRMVSEGVDVPRLMVGVYATSTSTPLFFAQAVGRFVRVRRRGEVASVFLPSVPTLLEYAGEMERERDHALDRPLKDGEADPEQDLIDEARRKRDTPDAGDELPFETMESAAEFDRVLYDGSEFGGGAPGSPEEEDFLGLPGLLEPDQVSQLLRKRKADLQANQRKAPREEPKQAATHEVVAELRRELQTLVGAWHHRTGKPHGMIHTELRSACGGPPIAQASPEQIRERIARIRSWATGGR; encoded by the coding sequence ATGACGCTTCTTGAGACCAGCACGTCGGACCGCCTCAGCGGCCTGCGCCAGTGGCAGCGCGAGGCCTACGAGGAGTACTTCCGGAGGAACCCGCGCGACTTCCTCGCGGTGGCCACGCCCGGCGCCGGCAAGACCACCTTCGCGCTGACGCTGGCGAGTGAGCTGCTCGCCCAGCACGTCGTCCGCTCCGTCACCATCGTCTGCCCGACCGAGCACCTCAAGAAGCAGTGGGCCGAGGCCGCCGCCCGGTTCGGGATCGCCATCGACCCCGATTTCAAGAACGGCCAGGGCGCCCTGGGCCGCCAGTACGTCGGCGCGGCCGTCACCTACGCGCAGGTCGCCGCGCACCCGATGCTGCACCGCAACCGCACCGAGGCCCGCCGGACCCTCGTCATCTTCGACGAGGTGCACCACGCCGGCGACGCCCTGTCCTGGGGCGACGCCGTGCGCGAGGCCTTCGACCCGGCCGCCCGGCGGCTCTGCCTGACGGGGACGCCCTTCCGCTCGGACGTCAACCCCATCCCCTTCGTCGACTACGTCCAGGACCACAACGGTGTGCGCCGCTGCTCCTGGGACTACAGCTACGGGTACGCCCCCGCGCTGGCCGACGGCGTCGTGCGCCCGGTCCTCTTCATGGCCTACTCGGGCGAAATGCGCTGGCGCACCAGCGCCGGGGACGAGCTGGCCGCCCGGCTCGGCGAACCGCTCACCCAGGACGCTCTGGCCCAGGCGTGGCGGGCCGCGCTCGACCCCAAGGGCGACTGGATCAAGAAGGTGCTGGCCGCGGCGGACCGCAGGCTCACCGAGCTCCGCAACACCACGCCCGACGCCGGCGGGCTGGTGATCGCCACCGACCACGAGGCCGCCCGCGCCTACGCCCGCATCCTGCGCCAGATCACCGGCGTCGGTGCGACCGTGGTGCTCTCCGACGACCCCACCGCCAGCAAGAAGATCAAGCGGTTCGCCGAGTCCGACGACCGCTGGATGATCGCGGTGCGGATGGTCTCCGAGGGCGTGGACGTGCCCCGGCTGATGGTGGGCGTCTACGCCACCTCCACCAGCACGCCGCTGTTCTTCGCCCAAGCAGTCGGGCGCTTCGTCCGGGTGCGCAGACGCGGTGAGGTCGCGTCGGTGTTCCTGCCGTCGGTACCCACGCTGCTGGAGTACGCCGGGGAGATGGAGCGCGAGCGCGACCACGCACTCGACCGTCCGCTCAAGGACGGGGAGGCCGACCCCGAGCAGGACCTGATCGACGAGGCGCGCCGCAAGCGCGACACCCCCGACGCCGGGGACGAGCTCCCGTTCGAGACGATGGAGTCGGCCGCCGAGTTCGACCGCGTGCTCTACGACGGCTCGGAGTTCGGCGGCGGTGCCCCCGGATCACCCGAGGAGGAGGACTTCCTCGGCCTGCCCGGTCTGCTCGAACCCGACCAGGTGTCCCAGCTGCTGCGCAAGCGCAAGGCCGATCTCCAGGCCAACCAGCGCAAGGCGCCCAGGGAGGAGCCGAAGCAAGCCGCCACCCACGAGGTCGTCGCGGAGCTGCGCCGGGAACTGCAGACCCTCGTCGGAGCATGGCACCACCGGACCGGCAAACCGCACGGCATGATCCACACCGAGCTGCGGAGCGCCTGCGGCGGGCCGCCGATCGCGCAGGCCTCCCCCGAGCAGATCCGCGAGCGGATCGCCCGGATCAGATCCTGGGCGACCGGAGGCCGGTGA
- a CDS encoding zinc metalloprotease, whose translation MIRGEKARRSAPAAMWGGLLFGALALAGLILTGAARAGEPAGTPPRAPGPEVNADAACPPRTESAARTTGTEPRGHAHLTPEEAAALDRQLNDALITQRAPTVGHRKTVPTVVHVVSAGDGRGALTDDQVARQIQTMNKGFSGGYGPGADTGFRFDLRDVTRTVDDSWFEAFTQHESAIKQKLRRGGADTLNLYMVNLPEGMLGRSTFPQQYKASPQLDGVVVDYRTIPGGERKNFNLGFTATHETGHWLGLFHTFQNGCRYPGDYVRDTPYEREQAVGCPHGRDTCPQPGRDPIHNFMNYSNDPCMTHFTHGQAQRMTDHWRAFRAL comes from the coding sequence ATGATCCGTGGTGAGAAAGCACGCCGCAGCGCACCCGCCGCCATGTGGGGCGGCCTGCTGTTCGGGGCGCTCGCCCTGGCCGGGCTGATTCTGACGGGCGCCGCCCGGGCGGGGGAGCCCGCCGGGACGCCGCCCCGCGCGCCGGGACCTGAGGTCAACGCCGACGCCGCCTGCCCGCCGCGGACCGAGTCCGCCGCGCGCACCACGGGCACCGAACCGCGCGGGCACGCCCACCTCACCCCCGAGGAGGCGGCCGCACTCGACCGGCAGCTCAACGACGCCCTGATCACCCAGCGCGCCCCCACCGTGGGGCACCGGAAGACCGTGCCCACCGTCGTCCACGTGGTCTCGGCGGGCGACGGCCGCGGCGCCCTCACCGACGACCAGGTCGCCCGGCAGATCCAGACCATGAACAAGGGCTTCAGCGGCGGCTACGGCCCCGGCGCCGACACCGGCTTCCGGTTCGACCTGCGCGATGTCACACGCACCGTCGACGACTCCTGGTTCGAGGCGTTCACCCAGCACGAGAGCGCGATCAAGCAGAAGCTGCGGCGCGGTGGCGCCGACACCCTCAACCTCTACATGGTCAACCTGCCCGAGGGGATGCTCGGCCGCTCCACCTTCCCGCAGCAGTACAAGGCGTCGCCCCAGCTCGACGGCGTCGTCGTGGACTACCGCACCATTCCCGGCGGCGAGCGCAAGAACTTCAACCTGGGCTTCACCGCGACGCACGAGACCGGGCACTGGCTCGGCCTCTTCCACACCTTCCAGAACGGCTGCCGGTATCCCGGAGACTACGTCCGGGACACCCCCTACGAGCGGGAGCAGGCGGTGGGCTGCCCACACGGGCGCGACACCTGCCCGCAGCCGGGGCGCGACCCGATCCACAACTTCATGAACTACAGCAACGACCCCTGCATGACGCACTTCACCCACGGCCAGGCCCAGCGCATGACCGACCACTGGCGGGCCTTCCGCGCCCTGTAG
- a CDS encoding tryptophan--tRNA ligase, which yields MAATKTYLTGIQTSGMPHIGNYIGAIKPALAAASEHDTMYFLADFHSLNSVKDPQKLRSDIRSVAATWLACGLDPERTVLYRQSSIPEVFELAIILSNITSKGLMNRAHAYKAARDRNEAAGVADLDAGVNMGLFNYPILMAADILIMEADYVPVGRDQIQHIEYTVDIAGSFNHLYGGSYSFPIPKGVFPEGDASVLPGVDGRKMSKSYDNHIPLFLPESKLKKLVRRIPTDSTPVEAPKDPDTSVPFQLLAQFAPEEHTAATRKRLEEGGMGWGELKNELFEVLNDTFGPMRDRYEELIAPDSELDGVLEAGAARARERARATMAKVRAAVGID from the coding sequence ATGGCAGCGACCAAGACCTACCTGACCGGGATCCAGACCTCGGGCATGCCCCACATCGGCAACTACATCGGTGCGATCAAGCCGGCGCTGGCCGCCGCGAGCGAGCACGACACCATGTACTTTCTCGCCGACTTCCACTCGCTCAACTCGGTCAAGGACCCGCAGAAGCTCCGAAGCGACATCCGGTCGGTCGCCGCCACCTGGCTCGCCTGCGGACTGGACCCCGAGCGGACCGTCCTCTACCGGCAGTCGAGCATCCCCGAGGTGTTCGAGCTGGCCATCATCCTGTCCAACATCACCTCCAAGGGCCTGATGAACCGGGCGCACGCCTACAAGGCCGCCCGCGACCGCAACGAGGCCGCCGGCGTCGCCGACCTGGACGCCGGGGTCAACATGGGGCTGTTCAACTACCCCATCCTGATGGCGGCCGACATCCTCATCATGGAGGCCGACTACGTGCCGGTCGGCCGTGACCAGATCCAGCACATCGAGTACACGGTCGACATCGCCGGAAGCTTCAACCACCTCTACGGCGGCTCCTACTCCTTCCCGATCCCCAAGGGCGTGTTCCCGGAAGGCGACGCCAGTGTCCTGCCCGGCGTCGACGGGCGGAAGATGAGCAAGTCCTACGACAACCACATCCCGCTCTTCCTCCCCGAGAGCAAGCTGAAGAAGCTGGTCCGGCGGATCCCCACGGACTCCACCCCGGTCGAGGCCCCCAAGGACCCCGACACCTCGGTGCCGTTCCAGCTGCTCGCCCAGTTCGCGCCCGAGGAGCACACCGCCGCCACCCGCAAGCGCCTGGAAGAGGGCGGCATGGGCTGGGGCGAGCTCAAGAACGAGCTCTTCGAGGTGCTCAATGACACCTTCGGGCCGATGCGCGACCGCTACGAAGAGCTGATCGCCCCCGACAGCGAGCTCGACGGCGTCCTGGAGGCGGGGGCGGCCCGTGCGCGCGAGCGCGCACGGGCGACGATGGCCAAGGTCCGCGCGGCCGTCGGCATCGACTGA
- a CDS encoding isochorismatase family protein encodes MPKALIVVDVQNDFCEGGSLAVTGGSGVASRVSRFIAEHRGEYEYIVATRDHHIDPGAHFADEPDFVDTWPRHCVAGTHGAEFHPDFDTGAVEAVFSKGAYTAAYSGFEGSDPQGRSLEDWLRDRGVTDVDVVGIATDHCVRATASDAAEAGFATRVLLDLTAGVAEATTDVALRSLAGKGVALQGRPVLA; translated from the coding sequence ATGCCCAAGGCACTGATCGTCGTCGACGTGCAGAACGACTTCTGTGAGGGAGGGAGTCTGGCGGTCACCGGCGGCTCCGGGGTGGCCTCCCGGGTGTCGCGGTTCATCGCCGAGCACCGCGGCGAGTACGAGTACATCGTGGCCACGCGCGACCACCACATCGACCCCGGGGCGCACTTCGCCGACGAGCCGGACTTCGTCGACACCTGGCCCCGGCACTGCGTCGCCGGTACCCACGGCGCCGAGTTCCACCCGGACTTCGACACAGGTGCGGTGGAGGCGGTGTTCAGCAAGGGCGCCTACACCGCGGCCTACAGCGGGTTCGAGGGCTCCGACCCCCAGGGGCGGTCCCTGGAGGACTGGCTGCGCGACCGGGGCGTCACCGACGTGGACGTGGTGGGCATCGCCACCGACCACTGCGTGCGCGCCACCGCGTCGGACGCGGCCGAGGCCGGGTTCGCCACCCGGGTGCTGCTGGACCTGACGGCCGGGGTGGCCGAGGCCACCACGGACGTGGCGCTGCGGTCGCTCGCCGGGAAGGGTGTCGCGCTGCAGGGGAGGCCGGTGCTGGCCTGA
- a CDS encoding nicotinate phosphoribosyltransferase codes for MTDDWSSALLTDRYELTMLQGALRSGAAHRRTVFEMFARRLPDQRRYGVVAGTGRFLDALRDFRFDTATLDFLADNEIVDDSTLKWLADYRFSGDIWGYGEGDIYFPGSPILVVEGTFAESVVLETVALSIFNHDSAIASAASRMVTAAGGRPLVEMGSRRTHEMAAVAAARAAYLTGFATTSNLEASRRYGVPTAGTSAHAFILAHDSERHAFAAQLDALGHGTTLLVDTFDVERAVRTAIELAGDDLGGVRLDSGDLAATASRVRALLDRHGATRTRILVTGDLDEYAIQALAIAPVDGYGVGTALVTGSGSPTVSLVYKLVARARSGDADDRLESVAKRSVGKPSKGGRKWAARRRDDRGVATAELVYGYEPEHDPGTRPLLRRLVDGGEIVGAEPLSAARERHERAVAELPEEARRMSAGEAAIPTLFERYVHD; via the coding sequence ATGACCGACGACTGGAGCAGTGCGCTGCTCACCGACCGGTACGAGCTGACGATGCTGCAGGGGGCATTGCGCAGCGGTGCCGCACACCGGCGGACCGTGTTCGAGATGTTCGCGCGCCGACTCCCCGACCAACGGCGTTATGGTGTGGTGGCCGGGACGGGCCGTTTCCTCGACGCACTGCGGGACTTCCGGTTCGATACCGCGACGCTGGACTTCCTGGCCGATAACGAGATCGTGGACGACTCCACGCTGAAGTGGCTCGCCGACTACCGCTTCTCCGGCGACATCTGGGGTTACGGCGAGGGCGACATCTACTTTCCCGGGTCCCCCATCCTCGTCGTCGAGGGCACGTTCGCCGAGTCCGTGGTCCTGGAGACCGTGGCGCTGTCCATCTTCAACCACGACTCCGCGATCGCGTCCGCCGCCTCCCGCATGGTGACCGCCGCCGGCGGGCGGCCGCTGGTCGAGATGGGGTCGCGCCGCACCCACGAGATGGCCGCGGTGGCCGCCGCCCGCGCCGCCTACCTCACCGGGTTCGCCACCACCTCGAATCTGGAGGCGAGCCGCCGCTACGGGGTGCCGACCGCGGGCACCAGCGCGCACGCCTTCATCCTGGCGCACGACAGTGAGCGGCACGCGTTCGCCGCACAACTCGACGCGCTGGGCCACGGGACCACCCTCCTGGTCGACACCTTCGACGTCGAGCGCGCGGTGCGGACCGCCATCGAACTGGCCGGAGACGATCTGGGCGGGGTGCGCCTGGACTCGGGCGACCTCGCCGCGACGGCGTCGCGCGTCCGCGCCCTGCTCGACCGGCACGGTGCCACCCGCACCCGCATCCTGGTCACCGGCGACCTGGACGAGTACGCGATCCAGGCACTGGCCATCGCTCCCGTCGACGGCTACGGGGTGGGCACGGCACTGGTGACGGGCTCGGGGTCGCCGACGGTGTCACTGGTCTACAAGCTGGTGGCGCGGGCACGCAGCGGCGATGCCGACGACCGGCTGGAGTCGGTGGCCAAGCGTTCCGTGGGCAAGCCGAGCAAGGGCGGCCGCAAGTGGGCGGCGCGCCGGCGGGACGACCGGGGCGTGGCGACCGCGGAGCTGGTCTACGGGTATGAACCGGAGCACGACCCGGGCACGCGCCCGCTGCTGCGGCGACTCGTGGACGGCGGCGAGATCGTCGGGGCCGAACCGCTGTCCGCCGCGCGTGAGCGGCACGAGCGGGCGGTGGCGGAACTACCGGAGGAGGCGCGCCGGATGTCGGCCGGAGAGGCCGCCATCCCGACCCTGTTCGAGCGGTACGTGCACGACTGA
- the clpS gene encoding ATP-dependent Clp protease adapter ClpS: MTTAPVELERPDIAEDVRAQLPWVTIVWNDPINLMSYVTYVFQTVFGYSKRKAHKLMLDVHYKGRAVVSSGTREEMERDVQVLHRYGLWATLQHDE, translated from the coding sequence ATGACGACGGCGCCGGTCGAGCTGGAACGGCCGGACATCGCGGAGGATGTGCGCGCGCAACTCCCCTGGGTGACGATCGTCTGGAACGATCCCATCAACCTCATGTCCTACGTCACCTACGTCTTCCAGACGGTCTTCGGCTACTCGAAGCGCAAGGCGCACAAGCTCATGCTCGACGTGCACTACAAGGGGCGTGCCGTGGTCTCCAGCGGTACCCGCGAGGAGATGGAGCGCGATGTCCAGGTGCTGCACCGGTATGGTCTGTGGGCGACCCTGCAGCACGACGAGTGA
- a CDS encoding DUF2017 domain-containing protein: MTMGFRPDSGGVAIDLDAEESAVLRSMAALLLDLVEEPEPRDELAELVGIGGSAEKPDDPVLARLFPDAYGEGTEASGDFRRYTEDDLRRHKRENARTMLSGLPVAGGTLRLDLAAAHAWMKALNDVRLALGTRLGVDEHTYAREGRGELSEGDAAALHIYDWLGKLQESLVQSLFGMGGGDEDGADD, translated from the coding sequence ATGACCATGGGATTCCGGCCCGACTCCGGCGGGGTCGCCATCGATCTGGACGCTGAGGAGTCGGCGGTTCTGCGCTCCATGGCCGCGCTCCTCCTCGACCTGGTGGAGGAGCCCGAGCCGCGTGACGAGCTCGCCGAACTCGTCGGTATCGGCGGAAGCGCGGAGAAGCCCGACGACCCCGTGCTGGCGCGGCTGTTCCCCGACGCCTACGGTGAGGGCACCGAGGCCTCCGGCGACTTCCGCCGCTACACCGAGGACGACCTCCGCCGGCACAAGCGGGAGAACGCACGGACCATGCTGTCCGGGCTGCCGGTCGCGGGCGGAACACTCCGCCTCGACCTCGCCGCCGCGCACGCGTGGATGAAGGCGCTGAACGACGTGCGCCTCGCGCTCGGCACCCGGCTCGGGGTCGACGAGCACACCTACGCCCGGGAGGGGCGCGGAGAGCTGAGCGAGGGCGACGCCGCCGCGCTGCACATCTACGACTGGCTCGGCAAACTGCAGGAGTCACTGGTCCAGTCGCTCTTCGGGATGGGCGGCGGCGACGAGGACGGCGCCGATGACTGA
- a CDS encoding Mov34/MPN/PAD-1 family protein, with amino-acid sequence MLRIDRAIYDKIVDHARRDHPDEACGVVAGPEGSDRPERFIEMVNAERSPTFYRFDSMEQLKVWREMDDRDEEPVVIYHSHTATEAYPSRTDISYASEPDAHYVLVSTRDPETAEFRSYRIVDGEVTEEPVEVVDAG; translated from the coding sequence ATGCTGAGGATCGACCGCGCGATCTACGACAAGATCGTCGACCACGCCCGCCGCGACCACCCGGACGAGGCGTGCGGCGTCGTCGCCGGACCGGAGGGCTCCGACCGGCCGGAGCGGTTCATCGAGATGGTCAACGCCGAGCGCTCGCCGACCTTCTACCGCTTCGACTCCATGGAGCAGCTCAAGGTCTGGCGGGAGATGGACGACCGCGACGAGGAACCCGTGGTCATCTACCACTCGCACACCGCGACCGAGGCCTACCCCTCGCGCACCGACATCTCGTATGCCTCCGAGCCCGACGCGCACTACGTCCTGGTGTCCACGCGCGACCCCGAGACCGCGGAGTTCCGCTCCTACCGCATCGTCGACGGGGAGGTCACCGAGGAGCCGGTGGAGGTCGTCGACGCCGGCTGA